The following is a genomic window from Pygocentrus nattereri isolate fPygNat1 chromosome 8, fPygNat1.pri, whole genome shotgun sequence.
TCATGTCCCGCATTGTAATGTAGGCCTATTCCTGACATCAGTGCAGCCAAAGCTCGGCACTCGCAGGCAATAAATTAAACTtcattatataaacattttggTTAAGTGAATACTCTTTCCTCATTTGACAGGGAAGGCTTTTGATCAATCTGGGAAGGCCCAGGCCCGTGGCTATGCCCTAGTGTACCACAAGCAAATGAGGGTTATATCTGACATCTCACATGTTCAGTGATGAGAATAGCTCCTGggcttcagtgttttttttaaatcataaataaGATGTAATGATGCCTCCCTGTGTCCtgtacttctctctctccacagctgaataaaagtgtggagttGCAGGGAGGTAAATCCCATGTGGAGGAGAACAGGAGAGCTGTTAAGATGGTTCTGGCCATGATTGGAACATTTTTCACCTGCTGGTTGCCCTACACTGCCATCtccatggtggtggtggtggaccCTGAGCTCCATATCCCTCCTCTGGTGGCTACTATGCCCATGTACTTCGCCAAAACCAGCCCGGTGTACAACCCCATCATTTACTTCATGACCAACAAGCAGGTGTGTTATATTCAGTACCATAGTGGAAATAACATCAAAGACATACAGTTTATCCTCTTGTTAATATCAGTACTGGATCAATATGTGCCTTTAACCTATTTAACCCTTTACAGCATGAATTctgaaatgactttttttatcattttcttttgaaaagtgatataaatataaaaaggttTTCAACCAAGTACCTACATTCTGCAAAATGGGACTAAGCCAGTGCACTGCCTATGGGTTCCTGCCATAGTTTGTTATCCAGGCTTGAAAACAAATTATGTACATAATAGTCATTCATGCATAAATGCTTTAAGAATACAGAAAAGTaagaaaattattttatttaatttgactGATTTCTTTTAATTGACTTTTTAACAAAACTTTCAGTGTAGATAAGTTGTGAATATAGCAGTGTCTAGTGTATACAGTGGCACTATTTTCATGTAGTCCCATTGTAGGCACTGCAAATTGCAGTTCTGTTGTTGAATGCTGTTGCCTTATGGCAACAAATTTAAAAAGCTTTCATATCTAACCTGTTTtaatacagaaaaaagaagTGTAACTTCCCACAGATTGTGTTTCaattttttgtagattttcaaATCTGTGAAGTTGTATCATATTGTACGTATGGAGCTACAATCTATATACCATATATGTATTTAAAGTATATAAagtatgaaatatttaatatactGGCAACAAACATTCATCCAACTGTTTCCTTTTATCCTCAACTGCTGTGATGTGTTCGGGTCAGTTTCGGGACTGTGCTCTGGAGATGTTGTCCTGCGGCCGCTACATCCCCCGCAGCAGCTCGGACAGCATGGAGATGGGCTCCTTACGGATGAGTCGGGTCAACATAAACAGCAGAATAACACCCGTCTGACCACTTACTTAACAAACTGCATTATTAACTAATTAATCACTCCACACTGTAAAAGTGACAAGTTCATCcaactgaaaacatttttacatcacaatattCAGTTAAGCTCATTACTGTCATTGTAGTTTCAACTGATTCCATCTCAGTCAGCTTAACAGGATCAACCCAGGACAGTTTGTATCCCTGTTCACTGTATTCATCAGTATTTATCATTAAACTTTCTCAGTTTAACTACATTCTGTAGTTCTGTTGTGTCTGTAGGTGACCTGGAACAGTTCCTCTCTGATTTTAGTTCTGGAGggattttgtttacttttttattattaataaaaaattgcAGTCCTACAGTAAagcaacatatcgctgctgtcggaacaaaacctcatatctccaaaatagtaactttacaggagaaggaaaaaaacatactttactcttaatgtaagtcaccGGAATtatccaagtaattttgggtcgtttcttttggtccattcaccatgaaatttacacacaatgtaaaggccaacaggcctTTTTAAAATTacgttaaaaactgaaaaacgacaaaaacggagacacaaggttttgttccgacagcagcgatacgtaATATCACACTTTACTCATTCATAGTCCAAAACATGGGACAGAATCATGGGTATTATGGATAGTAGACCCTCaaatatacattaaatacaAGGAAATGATGTGTGGGCCATAAGATTTTACGCTCTCAGTGCAGCCCATCTGAGTAAATTGAGTGCTGGGTTTAGACATTGTGGCAGTTTTAACATGGATGTGACTCATATTTTCCCGTCTGACGTGAGTAATTTCACACTCTTTGTGGAGAAAGcagcaaatgaataaaatgaattaagCTTTTGATTTTCAAATACAATCTTCAGCACTGAGTGTATGTGATATGTCTGTTATGCAATAGGATGAAGACAGTAGATTTGATTGATGTAGACTAATGTAAACCACTAGGAAAAGATGAGTGAAAAGTCGAATCCCAGATTTATTAACGTACAGCACATGAACATGAAAATGTCTCTCTATACAATATGATTAATGTattgataaaataataataaaataattaaataatagtGTTTAAATTAACctaataaaaaactaataaactaatcaaaatgattaaattattatgttgttgttgttgttactataaattatattatatatatatatattagtagtTATGATAGTAATGGTTATATATTACTGATAACAAATTACTAGCCTAAGTAATAGCATtgctattattactattactattattattaatattagtagtagtagttgtagtagtagtagtagtaatagcattTTTTATTGTCTATTGTAGGTATATAAGCAGACTATCCTCCTGTACAGAAGAGTAAGAATCTAGTCCTATCCCCTCTCTGTGTAATTCATTTTGCACCAGGGTGGATATAAATACCGGCTAACGAGTGAAGTTTTACTAACAACTATTCCCTGATGCTCTCGGCCTGGCAGGGTGTTAATTACACAGAATGGGCCTGTGGACGTCAGCAGAGTGGATAAGCTGCTCTGTATGGGGGAAAAATGAACCAGCGGTGTTCTGTGGACGTCCAGAGCAACGCAGCCGCCTTTTCTCTCCTACCCGGCGAACATGGCACTGACAGAATGGGCCTAAAACCGCGCGCGCCGCTCTGGAGATGAACGCTAACTTCAGCCAGGTGGACGAGGGGGGCCCGTGGGCAGGTAAAGCGGAGTTGACCTTCGTCGTGGCCGACTGCGCGGTGCTGCTCGTGACGTTTCTGCTGGGCTCGGCCGCTAACGTGTTCGTGGTGCACGCGGTGCGCCGCCACAAGTCCCTCCAGACGGCCACCAACGCGCTTCTGGTCAACCTGGCGCTCGTGGACCTGCTGCGCTGCGCCACGGACTgcccgctgctgctgctgatcgTGCTGCGGGCGCGGGGGCGCGCAGACCTCGGGCAAGCGCTGTGCAGCGCGCAGCTCGCCTGCTTCTCTCTAACCTGCGGCGCGCAGCTGCTCACCGTGGCGGGAATCAGCGTCGAGCGGCACAGGGCCGTCACGAAACCTTTTGAGGGCGGCGGAGGCGGCGGCGAGCGACGGAAGCGAGTGGCCGCGTGGATCCCGTTCGCGTGGGCCGCGCCTGCCCTCGCGTCGGCGCTGTGCGCGCGCTTCGCCCGGGATTCACCCGTGTACGCGAGGTGCAGGGGGCTGCGCGCTCACGACCTCCACATGTTCGACTCGTTCGGCCGGTACGTTTTGCTGCCCGCGTGGTGCGCGTGCCTGGCGGTCATTGCCGTGTGCTACGCGCACATTTTCATTGTGGTGAGGGCGCACAGCAGGAAGATATTCGACAAAGGCATGTTCCTCCCGCCCGggaagaaaaaagcagaacaaaaagaggagaaaaactcGGGGAACGTGAAAGGGAACATGCCGATCGCGAACGAGCTTGATAAAACCCCATCAGAGCCCGAGATAAACGGCGCAGCGCAGACCGTGTTGCCTGACGGTGGTCACAATGAACCCTATAACGCTCGAGTAAGCAATGAAGGTCAAACTCCGACCCCACAAACTCCCCCTAAAAACAGTGTAACCTTAGTCTTTGAACTGCGCGAAAACGCGCCAGAACTCACAGATGTGGAGCAGACTGTAGAATGCGCGTCCCCGGCGGCTAATGGCACCCAGAGTGTGTCCGAGAGGCACGAGAACGCGCCAGGACTCACAGATGTGGAGCGCGGAGAAGAGCAGTCTGTAGAATGCGCGTCCCCGGCGCCTAATGGCACCCAGAGTGCGTCCGAGAGGCACGAGAACGCGCCAGGACTCACAGATGTGGAGCGCGGAGAAGAGCAGGCTGTAGAATGCGCGTCCCCGGCGCCTAATAGCACACAGAGTGCGTCCGAGAGGCACGAGAACGCGCCAGGACTCACAGATGTGGAGGCCGATGACGCGTCTCCGACCGAAGTTAAGAGCGCGAGCGAAAACGCGCGTGAGAACGAGGACCAGATCGCGGGCCTAGACGTGCTCGAGAGCGCGCATCAAGACGCACCGCAGGATGCGCATCAAGATGCGCATGAGGACGCACAACAAAACGCGGCCGAGAGCGCGCCCCAGGCTACGGAGGTGGTGGGAGAGGTGTGCATGATGCCGCCGTCTTTCGCCAACAGGGACAGAGGAAACAAGAAGAAGGAGAGTAAATTGGCCAAGCGCTCCGGATACATCATCTTCACCTTCCTCGTCTTCTGGCTGCCGCTGATCGGGACGATAGTGCTGAACGTCTTTCTGGACAGAAGAGAGAGCCCAGGCGTAAGTCCGAGTCGTTCATCTACAACCGCGTCAATGTAGATTATAAATAGGAGTCTAAACAATAAGCACAGTCATATCTGTCTGCAGAGCCACAGGGTCACTCCAGCAGGTTCACGCCAGTGACATTCAGCGCATGCGCCGACACGTTTTGGTTTTTCTTAGCGGCTTTTAGGCTAATCAGCATTTCAGCTCGTTTTATGTGGATTTCCACTAAATGTATGATAAATCTGCGTTGGGCTAAAGTCGTATTTTACGCTTTAGACTGAAACAAAATTCACAGCGTTAATATCACACGAATTCCAGCTGATGTGGCCTGGATAAACTAATGGGCTGTGCGGGCATAACGCTCATTAACTTCCCCTCAGTACGGGGCTCTATATGTACACTTACATTACATGTGCAGGAGTAAAAGCAGGTTTAAACTGAGCATAATATTAAACTTTAGGCTAAAACgaactgtgtttttttaacGTATCCCTGCTGAAAACACCTTGAGAAACCTTTAAGTGCTTCTTTTGGTTTCTGGTGGTTTTAATGCGTTTTGGCTTATGGTTCTGTCGGTTACCAGTGGCCACGGTCTCCGTTCCTGAATGGTAATATGCATAGAGACATACAACCAGCACAAACAgtcactgtttacatcagagaagtacggagccccgctggtgacaccctgtataaataaaaataatgcgtggccacgacttagtaaagcgtgggaactagatcctaatgcgtggccacgacttagtaagccacgatctcgttcccacgccttactaagtcattgccacgacttaatcatctcattcccacaccttactaagtcgtggcctcgcattaggatctcgttcccatgcattAATATGAGGACTTTCTTTACATGACACAATCGCGCTGTCTTACTAATCCGCTGGAGTGAAACTGCGGGTGTTAATGCTCGGCTCTGTGGCTCTCAGACCCTTTTTGTCATAGATGCTGTTCTTTTATCTATCAAAACTGACACCTGTTGCTTCTTAATCCTAATATTTCAGGAGGACGGCGTTCAGGAGCTGGAGGTTCTTGTGGTCTGCATCGCCTGCATGACCTCCCTGACCAACCCCATCATTTACGCTGCGGTCAACCCTCAGTTCCGCAATGAGTTTTACTACCTGAAGAACAAATGTAAAGCACTGTTTGCCAAACAGTGACATGAAAAATGGAAACTTTTATCCAACTATGCCATACACTGATCTTGTCTGAATATGCAAACAGATTCTCTTCTGATGTAAAGCCTTGCAGGTGTGGCAGTACCTGTTGTTACATGCTAGAAGACCATTTTCATATAACATCAATTTTATAAACTTCTCTGTCCAAAGAACATCTCCAACATACTTACTTTGtaggagaagggaaaacattatacatttaatgtgtcaatgtaaagaggttttattccaagtcattttggagcatttctagtAATTATTAAgtacccttattagtcccacaacgaggaaatttcacctccgcatttaacccatccgtgaagtaaaacaccacacacacactagggggcagcaagcacgcttgcccggagctgtgggcagcccaatccgcagcgccctgggagcagttgggggttaagtgtcttgctcaaggacacctcagtcatgtgctgtcggttcaggagatcgaaccggcaaccttccggtcacgaggctggttccttaacctccagcccgtgACTGCTTCTTTCTACTGAAACATTCatcataacattttcacagAATGTATAGGACAGCTGCCCTGTTCACAAAATAAAAGTGAACCAAAATGgcaatgtttatttttggaCAGTAATGATAAACTTGTCATATTGTCATTCAGTTGTATTCATTTCTGAAATCCACAGACGTGGAGAGGGCAGTTGCATCTCAAAGGCTGAATGGTCACTCTGCAGGTTTCATAGGTTAAATAAAGACCGAGGTTTATCTCTGATGCTCTGTTCCAAAGTAACCACTGTAAACCACCTCTTTAAGTCTTACAACAGctttattttgacatatttgtcattttgtatgaattcaacatcagacacagaaatgaatgaaatgagtTGTCAGTTAGGCCAGTCAGCATCAAAGCTACTGTTACctctgtttaaaatgaaatatgcagcACTACCTCCTACATCTCTGGCTTCTTAAATCTTCCCCTTTAACATTTTCTTCAGTTTCATATTTACAGACCACAGTTTACTTAAATGTGatcatttattcatgtatttaattgAGCAAAAATGTCATTATGCACAGTTATTGTTTTATGGTTGGATGTTTGTAATTGTCagacaaataaacattataaatatgtGTTCAAGTATTTGATTATGTAAGTGCATAATAACCGTGATGTGGAGGATGTTTTTCATGAGCAGCAGGAGGCCTTACAGAGTCATTTAATACTgcttgacagagagagagagagagagagagacatggaaagCTATTTCATGGTCCCATTTTGCAAaatatcagtaaaaaaaaatcacaatttcactcaaaatgaaagcaaacaatattaataatgaattgTTACATTACAATGATTATTGTAATCCAATAACATACATTACATAACATAAAAGtagttttatttacttatttattttgcttgtttgttaaGAAatatttatctctttc
Proteins encoded in this region:
- the LOC108416445 gene encoding uncharacterized protein LOC108416445, which codes for MNANFSQVDEGGPWAGKAELTFVVADCAVLLVTFLLGSAANVFVVHAVRRHKSLQTATNALLVNLALVDLLRCATDCPLLLLIVLRARGRADLGQALCSAQLACFSLTCGAQLLTVAGISVERHRAVTKPFEGGGGGGERRKRVAAWIPFAWAAPALASALCARFARDSPVYARCRGLRAHDLHMFDSFGRYVLLPAWCACLAVIAVCYAHIFIVVRAHSRKIFDKGMFLPPGKKKAEQKEEKNSGNVKGNMPIANELDKTPSEPEINGAAQTVLPDGGHNEPYNARVSNEGQTPTPQTPPKNSVTLVFELRENAPELTDVEQTVECASPAANGTQSVSERHENAPGLTDVERGEEQSVECASPAPNGTQSASERHENAPGLTDVERGEEQAVECASPAPNSTQSASERHENAPGLTDVEADDASPTEVKSASENARENEDQIAGLDVLESAHQDAPQDAHQDAHEDAQQNAAESAPQATEVVGEVCMMPPSFANRDRGNKKKESKLAKRSGYIIFTFLVFWLPLIGTIVLNVFLDRRESPGEDGVQELEVLVVCIACMTSLTNPIIYAAVNPQFRNEFYYLKNKCKALFAKQ